The segment TGGAGGCAGGCGAAGCAGCAATTGCATATGGAGGGTGCCGTATGAAGCTGAAGCTCGCATATTATGCAGATGATTTCACCGGCGGCACAGATTCAATGCAGATGCTGGCCAATGCCGGCTACAAAACGATGCTGTTCCTGGAACCCCCAACCGCTGAATGGCTGGAGACTCATTATCCAGAGCTTGAATGTATCGGGGTAGCCGGAATCAGCCGCTCCATGAACACTTGCCAAATGAATAGGGAGCTGCGCCCCAGCTTACATAAGCTGGCTTCACTAGATGCAGATCTATTACATTACAAAATCTGCTCCACCTGTGACTCCTCAGAGACGATCGGAAACGTGGGGAAGGTTATGGAATGGCTAAGGCCGCTCTATCCCGACCAACCGTTCATTCCTTTCCTTGCAGCCTCTCCTGAGCTGGGGCGCTACACCGTATTCGGACATCACTTTGCCGCCTGGAATGATATCATTTATCGGCTGGATCGGCATCCGGTTATGGCGAAACATCCTGTAACACCGATGGGAGAAAGTGATCTGAGGCTGCACTTCGCTCAACAAACGAGGCTGCGATGTGGACAACTCAATATATTAGATATTGAACGTCACGATGATCTGACGGAGGTCTGTACCCAGCTGGCTAAAGACGTGGACTTTGTAATCCTTGATGCGGTTAACCAGGAGCATATGACCCGAATCGGTCGTTTACTGCGCACAATGTCCGCCCGTGCTCCGCTGTGTACCGTCGGCTCTTCCGGCATTCAGACCGCCTGGGCGCTGGGTTCTCCATCGCATCAGGTTCATAATTCGGCGGTAACCATTCCGTCCCGGCCGACGCTCGTGCTCTCCGGCAGCTGTTCGCCAACGACGAGGCAGCAGATGGATGCGGCTGAGCAGCATGGCTTTAGAATAGTCAGGCTGGAGGTCCACCAATGGCTGGAGCATCCATTAATAGAAGAACAACAGACGAACGATCTGATATCCCTGTTACAGGAAGGACACAGCGCTGTTGCCTATACGGCATCGGGACCTGATGATGAAGCCATTCCCCAGCTTCGCGACAAGCTTGCTCAGCATGGATTAAAGGCTGCGGATTCCGGGGAGTTCATCGGCCGCCGGCTCGGGTCCATTGCCAAGCGCGCAGTAAAAGAGGCGGGGATTCGCCGTTTGGTGCTTGCTGGAGGAGATTCATCTGGCTTTGCTTCTAGAGAGCTCGGTGTGACCGGGCTTCAAATGCTGTGGTCAGTGAGTCCTGGAGCACCGTTATGTCATTGTTATTCAGAAGATCCGGAGATTGACGGGCTGGAGCTTGCTCTCAAGGGAGGACAGCTGGGTCATGTTCATTATTTCGAGAGTATCCGCAGCGGAACATGGTGAGAGGTGAAGGGAACATGAATAAGCAGCTGAGAAACGAGCTTGTGCAAACAGGAAGATATCTACTGGATCACCAGTTAACTTGGGGGAACTCTGGTAACTTGAGTGCTCGATCTTCGTCAGAGGATATGCTGATCACGGCTTCAGGCACGGAGCTGGGCCATTTGGACGAGGATCATTTTGTAAAGGTGTCCTTACACGACGGCGAGTGGTCATCAAGCTCCAAGCCCTCCAAAGAACTGCCGATGCATAGGGCGGTGTATCTAGCTCGGGACGATGCCCATGCGGTCATCCATGCGTCACCCTTCTGGTCGACTTTGGCGGCTTGTTCAAGCTTGGCGATTCCATCCAATCTATTTGTTGAGTCAATGTATTATGTAGAGAAGATTGCGTATGTAGATTATGTTCACCCAGGCTCTCTTGAGCTGGGAGAAGCTGTAGAGCATGCTGCAGCGGAAGCAGAGGTGATCATGCTTCGAAACCATGGTGTGATCGTCTTCGACCGCAGTGTGAAGGAGGCCGTGATGCGGCTTCAGACACTTGAAATGACTTGCCGGATGTTGGTTACAGCCCTGCAAGCCAAGCTTTCATTACATGAGCTGGATGCATTGATCGTGGAGGATTTTTTAAACCATGCCAACTACAAACCAAGAATGAATAGAAAAGTAGGTAAACGAAATGGACAATAACTTCAGAGGAGTTATGGTAGGTGCCGGTTTTTTTGCAGACATTCAGTTAGAGGCCTGGGCATCGGTACACGGCGGCGGCATTGTCGGGATCTATGATCAAGATTTCCAGAAAGCACAGCATATAGCTCACAAATATGGGATTGAGGTCTATTCTTCATTTGATGACATGCTGGCCTCGGTCAAGCCGCACTTTATAGATATATGTACACCACCGGACTCGCACAGCTATTATGCCAGATTAGCTGCGGATGCAAGTCTGCCGATTCTGTGTCAGAAGCCCTTATCTACAACATTAAAGGAAGGCAGGGAGCTGGTACAGTATTGTAAAGAGCGCCGGGTCCCTTTGATGATCAATGAGAACTGGCGCTGGCAGGCTTGGTATCGCGAGATCAAAAAACTGATAGATGCTAAAGCTTTGGGTGAAGTATACACAGCTTACTTTTCCATGCGGCCTGGAGACGGATGGGGCAGCAATCCGTATGCCATGCAGCCTTATTTCAAAAAGATGGAGAAATTTCTGCTGTTTGAGACCGGGGTGCATTACATTGACACGTTCCGGTATTTATTCGGTGAGATGGAGAGTGTGTATTGCAGAACCAGAACGATTAATCCCGTCATTAAAGGTGAAGATTTTGCAATTGCACAATTTCACTTTGATAACGGTGTGACTGTAATTTACGATGCTAATCGAACCACTTATAAAGAACATGAACGATCTTTGACCTACGGCTGCATGACGATTGAGGGAACCGGGGGCAGTTTGAGGCTTCAAGAAGATGGAAGGCTGTTTTATACAGCTCGGGGCGGTACAGAGCAGGAGCATACATATCCTATTCCCGCGAATGGCTGGAAGGGTGGAAGCACGATCGCGACACAGCAGCATTTTATTGATGGCTTGGCTGGGAAGTGTGCATTTGAAACGTCCGGGGAGGATTACCTGATTACCTTCGAAACGGTGTTCGCTTGTTATGAGTCAGCCAGCAGTAATAAGGCGGTATCTTTGCTTCCTCGACCGGTCACCACATCCCCAGTCATAAATCATTCCCAATAGCAATATACTATAACGACGGCGGCTTCGATTACAGAAGACCGCCGGTTTTATGATCAAAAGTATATTGTTTTGAAATTATTTTTCCAAAATTATGGTTGAGACGCCGGATTCACTGGTATACTGAAGAGCATGTGGAATGAAATTTGCAAGGAGTGATCATTTGAGAAGACATCAACCTATGTCATTTGACGATTTGCTGAAGGATCTAAAGGGCGAGAAGGAGAATGCGGATAATCCCGCTCAGGTCCCGCTCAGTCAGCTGTTTAATGATTCATTTATGCGCCGGCACACCCGGCATGAGAGCTTTGCCGCTTTCAATGAGAAGGGCAAGTTCGAAGTGACGACCTACGAGGACGTGGATCAGATTCCAGAAGAGCTGTTCGAGCGCCATATTGCCCGCGAAACGAACTTCAAGAACTGGGATGAAATGCTGAACACCGCGCAAAAAGAGCATACCGCCTAAGGCTCTTTAAAGAAGACGTTAAGCCCATATTGGGTGACAACGTCTTTTTTTTGTTGTGGTGATTCTTCACATTTAAAATGAAGCTGCAGATCAAGGGTTGCATTCTGTTCAAATTTCACTATAATTAATCGTAATAATTACTATTAAGATTAAGAGGAGATGAAATATATGGCTAAGAAATCTAAAGTAATTCAAGAGCAGAAAAGACGAGAGACTGTCGCCCGCTACGCTGAAATCAGAAAGCAAATGAAGGAGAACAAGGATTATGAAGGCCTTAGCAAGCTGCCGCGAGATGCTTCTCCTACACGGCTTCACAATCGCTGTCAGGTGACAGGCAGACCGCATGGATATTTG is part of the Paenibacillus algicola genome and harbors:
- a CDS encoding class II aldolase/adducin family protein → MNKQLRNELVQTGRYLLDHQLTWGNSGNLSARSSSEDMLITASGTELGHLDEDHFVKVSLHDGEWSSSSKPSKELPMHRAVYLARDDAHAVIHASPFWSTLAACSSLAIPSNLFVESMYYVEKIAYVDYVHPGSLELGEAVEHAAAEAEVIMLRNHGVIVFDRSVKEAVMRLQTLEMTCRMLVTALQAKLSLHELDALIVEDFLNHANYKPRMNRKVGKRNGQ
- a CDS encoding four-carbon acid sugar kinase family protein, producing MKLKLAYYADDFTGGTDSMQMLANAGYKTMLFLEPPTAEWLETHYPELECIGVAGISRSMNTCQMNRELRPSLHKLASLDADLLHYKICSTCDSSETIGNVGKVMEWLRPLYPDQPFIPFLAASPELGRYTVFGHHFAAWNDIIYRLDRHPVMAKHPVTPMGESDLRLHFAQQTRLRCGQLNILDIERHDDLTEVCTQLAKDVDFVILDAVNQEHMTRIGRLLRTMSARAPLCTVGSSGIQTAWALGSPSHQVHNSAVTIPSRPTLVLSGSCSPTTRQQMDAAEQHGFRIVRLEVHQWLEHPLIEEQQTNDLISLLQEGHSAVAYTASGPDDEAIPQLRDKLAQHGLKAADSGEFIGRRLGSIAKRAVKEAGIRRLVLAGGDSSGFASRELGVTGLQMLWSVSPGAPLCHCYSEDPEIDGLELALKGGQLGHVHYFESIRSGTW
- a CDS encoding Gfo/Idh/MocA family protein — encoded protein: MDNNFRGVMVGAGFFADIQLEAWASVHGGGIVGIYDQDFQKAQHIAHKYGIEVYSSFDDMLASVKPHFIDICTPPDSHSYYARLAADASLPILCQKPLSTTLKEGRELVQYCKERRVPLMINENWRWQAWYREIKKLIDAKALGEVYTAYFSMRPGDGWGSNPYAMQPYFKKMEKFLLFETGVHYIDTFRYLFGEMESVYCRTRTINPVIKGEDFAIAQFHFDNGVTVIYDANRTTYKEHERSLTYGCMTIEGTGGSLRLQEDGRLFYTARGGTEQEHTYPIPANGWKGGSTIATQQHFIDGLAGKCAFETSGEDYLITFETVFACYESASSNKAVSLLPRPVTTSPVINHSQ
- the rpsN gene encoding 30S ribosomal protein S14 — its product is MAKKSKVIQEQKRRETVARYAEIRKQMKENKDYEGLSKLPRDASPTRLHNRCQVTGRPHGYLSKFKVSRIVFRELAYKGQIPGVKKSSW